The Scleropages formosus chromosome 9, fSclFor1.1, whole genome shotgun sequence DNA segment TCTCCAGCGCCACCGTCGTCGTTACGTCCGATATGTAACTATTTCAGAATTGCATGTGCACGTGTGTTTTTTTACGTTTAGATCATgcactacattttattttgcattttaaaacaagaaaagtcAGTGGCTACAACAAAGTTAAAATCATGTAAGGATAACTGGGGAACTAAGTGTATAAGCCTGGAAGGTCAGCTGAAGATTATTTGCAAGGAGAAGGGTTACTTTTTTTGGTGTTAATTCAGTGGAGTTTGTCCTTGTGAAACTAACTACTCACGTGgcagatcatcatcatgtctgtgTGTAGAAGTCATGCAGAAAAACACCTCGCCGGCTTTGTTATTGATTTGAGATTGGATGATTTATTAAATTAGAGGTGGTCTTGTGTGACTGAAGGAGGTGGTGTCCAGAGAATTTCCCATGTCAGACAAAAGTTAACACAAACTTTAACAGCTTTGAAGGAagattgaggaaaaaaaacggGAGTCTGAAATTCTGTAACTTGAATTCAAATAATAGATTCCCAGCTATTATTCCTACTAGTTAGTCAGTTGTCCAAAAGTCTCACATTTTTAATCTCCTATTGCTGTTGTGTGAAGTGAAACATTCAGGTGAtgcaaaatggataaataatgtgTCAAACAGCGTAAAACAATGCTTACTTCCATTGAAATTGTTTTTacattcaaacttttttttttttttttccttttctgaaccgcttgtcccatacggggtcgcgggaaactggagcctacccggcaacacagggcgtaaggccggagggggaggggacacacccaggacgggacgccagtccgttgcaaggcaccccaagcgggacttgaaccccagacccgccagagagcaggacccggtccaacccactgcgctaccgtgcCCCCCTTACATTCAGACATGTATCAGTTAAATTCGGTCTTGATGTTGCAATTAGATAAAAGTCCAACTGCGTAATGTTGTGCTAATTTTggatgtgttgtgtgttttctgcaaggAGAACCCATCACAACAGCGAAGGTACAAATGTTCAGTCCTGTGTCAAACTAAGTTGTTGTAGCTCCTGCCCTCTACTTTCCGACATGTACAGACTGgttgtcaacatttttttttttttattactttttcttcttcatacCTGCACTGAGAGATGAGAAGAGCATAGAATGTTCTTtcattgtgttctttttggttttttttccccctctaccAAGGCTATATATATCACCCCACCAATGGCTTCACCCTCCAACAGGAAGCTCACGGGGCTGGTTGCTGCCACATTCACCCCTCTGACCCATCAAGGGTAGAATTCTTATCCTGTTGTTTTGGACTTCATATATATAGTCTTAATTTTGATCAGTGCTGTAGAGTTGGAGTCATAGAGTCGGAGTCAGAAGCAGTTACTGGAGTTGAAGTCTgagtcagtaaaaatgtatgcGCTCCGACTAAATTTACCATATATGCAGGCATATAAGTCAACCCTCAAAAATTAGAGTTGTAATACAGATTTAGGCCTATAGTCGCCGGATAAATTCACCCCAAAATAACGTGcgacttttgggcagtgctgtggagtcagagtcGGAAGCAGTTAGTGGGTTACTGGAGTCTAAgcttttgtgtaccgactccagaGCCCTGATTTTGATGAATCCTTTTTTATATTCTCGGTTTTAATCTACGTTTCCCTTTTTAGTGAGATCAATCTGTCTTTGATTGAACCATACATTGACTACCTGGTTGAAAATCAGGGAGTGCACAAGGTATTTGGTGAGTGTTGACTCTCCAGGTGTTTGTCtgcctggtgcttttctccctGTCTGTTTAAAGTCTTCTGTCTTTATTTCTACAATATCTACTGTGTATGTGACTGTGGAATTCCTCTGTACTTTTACTGATTCTGCTATTGATACTGTACTTTCCCTTATGTTTAAACAAATCCCTTACCTCTCAGTGAATGGAACAACAGGAGAGGGTCTGTCTCTCAGTGTGGATGAGAGGAAAAGGCTGGCAGAAGAGTGGTGTAAGAAAGGCAAGAGCAAGTAAGTGTTCAACCTATCCTTAAAAAATGCCATTGTTCGCTGTCCATTTTATCCCCTTTGTCAAATCATTTTGTCATAAGCAATAAGTAGGTATGGGTACTGATGGCTTGCtgtaaaactaaaaactgtaaaatgggATTTGGTACAACTTGATTGTGGTGTTAACTTGTCAAAGATTCAGCATCCTAATACTTACGTTAATTGTGGGTAAATATCCGCAAGAACTAGCAAAACATATATGTTTTGACAAGTATATATCTAATGTACTGTTTTCCCAGTAGCtagctgtgtgtttttgtgcagttttttttttaaataaaaaaaaaaagctgatagcctctctatttttcttttcagactgCAGCAGGTGATAGTCCATGTGGGATGTTTAAGTCTCAAGGACTCGCAAGAGCTAGTAAGACACCaactcttattattatttaattttttttatagagcggtcttctcacacagtgacacagagcgctttaacacatacaaaggcaagaaaaacagatacaaacaaagaagacggtcaactaatggctaccataatgaggaacattatagagctataagtatacctactggccaccggggaaaggaacaaaaactcccaactgaaagttgagggagaaaaaaatctctgggggtccacaggccagtggtagcccacccctcctgggcattctagaaaataacaatttgtaagccagtgtttaacaagtaattataatgttggtgaatggcatcttggatccccgactcggcatggaacatctcgatcgtcacagcagatggacatcatcctctgtcagcatgggattcgtcttaTGCCACAACattgtgcattttaatttaccGTTGCACCCAAAAACAGTCTTCTTGCAGTTCACTACAGAACTTAGGACTCTAGTTTGACATGCCATGTAATATTGCAGTATAgtactggaaaatatttgtttttaaaatttcaaccTTCTCTTAGCACATGTCATGGACACTAAGATTAACAAATTTCATGGATATTATATTGCAGAGTTTAATTTCCTCAAGACACAGTGCCACTGCCAAAACAAGTCTTGGTCTTTATGACAAAAGTACCCCCTGCTGCTTTAGACATAATTTGCCAGCATTTGGGAATTTACATCCATATTCACTATGTTAAGTAGGCCCAAGATTTTGCTtttgaattaataaaagtaaacaaaattagTGGCTACTTTGCTTAAAACTATATGTTCAGTTTAATGAATGTACTAATGAATTTATACATTATATGCAGAacagtgtccgctaaatgaatacatgtaaatgattgGTTAAATCAAGTTTTTTTCCATATACAGGGGTaagtaaaagagaaaaaattaacCCTCAGTAATATTAAGTATCCCTGATAAGTTCTGTGCACAGTAAAGTTTATAAAACAAGTTATTATTGTGACCTACTGTTCTTACTacatcaaaaacaaattaacttcATGCCCTTCTCTGCAGCATTGGTTTCCTGATGTCTTGTAAAACTACCaaattttattgtaaagtgACCACACTGTTTTGAGCGGCTGCCAATAAATTCTTCggtgttgtcatttttttcaacgAAAGGCTCGTCATGCTGCTGAAACGGGAGCTGATGGAATAGCCGTTATTTCCCCCTCATTCTTCAAACCCACTAGTGCAGGTTAGTTTTCTCTGTACCCCATCTCCTTGATTTTCATCCTACATAGATCTCACACAGTATGTGTACTGTCCACTTGCAACCACCACATATGGGCCTTGTAGTGCTGTTGACAGGGTTGCATAGTCCCATAAGAATGCTGTCATCTTAGTGGAACCCATCTTCCTTTCTCCTCAGATGCCTTGAGACAATTTCTTCAGGaggttgcagctgctgctccacaaCTTCCCTTCTACTACTACCACATTCCAGCAATGACTGGCCTCACCTGTGAGTGTGACTATTATGCTATTGTTACACTAAGGCAAATGCCAATAAGTATGGCCTTTCTGTACAGGCAGTTCCTGGATTATGAGCAAATTCCGTTCTTAAGTCTGTCTTTTAAGTcaaatttgtatgtaagtcagaacagttaggtacagttcatatttaacatcagttagtcaaatgtttgacttagtatatagtgtacctttctatgcgtaaaaaaacatctgaaacattttgatacactaaaatgttttttaacatgatgatgatgatgattctaataataaatttaagtacggtatttataacagacagaaataagaaatgttactacagtatttataatggcGAGAGAGACACAGATATCGGGACAAAGCCTTTTACATACTccattattttcgctttgtcctttaaaattgtccctatcgttgaccaactgtagcctAATGCTcttccagtgttcgttggcatttcacctttttccgattgcgttattatttccacttcagtttcaatcgtgattgttttcattttctttgaggCCATCGCTTGCATCaccatcacatttatgctttggtgccatggttacgagggtaaaaacaaaaaaaaaatttaagccaaatatagtaacacacgagacacttaacaacAGCATGGTCTGACTGAGAAGaaccaagtctttgtcctaccttgggcccATGAGCTGAAAAACCGCTGCAaacgcacaatgttttgatgcgcgttgcAAGGTAAAGCCCATCTGTCATTATGAACCATTGTATAGAACTCGAATTCGTCatataataggctttatgggggtggttcataactacgagttgtatgtaagtcggatgttcgtaacccggggactacctgtatatCTAGATTTATAATGCTGTTGGTATGCATGTGATTTTACAGACTTAATGGGAAAATTAACTGATGGTGTTTGTAAAGTGTAAAAGGATAGTTTCCCTCTGTCTCCAGTGCGAGCAAGTG contains these protein-coding regions:
- the npl gene encoding N-acetylneuraminate lyase isoform X1, with amino-acid sequence MFFHCVLFGFFSPSTKAIYITPPMASPSNRKLTGLVAATFTPLTHQGEINLSLIEPYIDYLVENQGVHKVFVNGTTGEGLSLSVDERKRLAEEWCKKGKSKLQQVIVHVGCLSLKDSQELARHAAETGADGIAVISPSFFKPTSADALRQFLQEVAAAAPQLPFYYYHIPAMTGLTLRASDIVEGIEETIPSFRGLKFSSSDLMDFGQCISKCPSHWSQLYGVDEQLLGALVMGASGAVGSTFNYLGNRVNSLLSAFDEGDLRQARTLQLQIQDIISYAVKQGFDLAVNKQLMCQVSGLPLGPPRLPLLPCPGSKAQSIAQRLQQVLGKQKI
- the npl gene encoding N-acetylneuraminate lyase isoform X2; translation: MASPSNRKLTGLVAATFTPLTHQGEINLSLIEPYIDYLVENQGVHKVFVNGTTGEGLSLSVDERKRLAEEWCKKGKSKLQQVIVHVGCLSLKDSQELARHAAETGADGIAVISPSFFKPTSADALRQFLQEVAAAAPQLPFYYYHIPAMTGLTLRASDIVEGIEETIPSFRGLKFSSSDLMDFGQCISKCPSHWSQLYGVDEQLLGALVMGASGAVGSTFNYLGNRVNSLLSAFDEGDLRQARTLQLQIQDIISYAVKQGFDLAVNKQLMCQVSGLPLGPPRLPLLPCPGSKAQSIAQRLQQVLGKQKI